One genomic window of Cupriavidus malaysiensis includes the following:
- the lapB gene encoding lipopolysaccharide assembly protein LapB, with the protein MMFETWWLLGLPLVFGLGWVAARFDVRQLLSEQGALPRSYFKGLNFLLNEQPDKAIDAFIEVARLDPETTELHFALGALFRRRGETERAIRVHQNLASRPDLPESEREHALYELGQDFLRAGLLDRAEESLRRLMSGPYAASSKRVLLELYQVEKEWKKAIDAARELQGLEQKDYSVQIAQFCCELGQEALQRKQPEQAVQWLHQALKENPKNVRAPMLLGDVSSAAGDPAAALEHWLGIERQDAAFVPLVADRVVKAYHQLGQQGRALDWLHGLLKGNLAPELLDTAYRAELEANGAAAAVTLMRDQLRRQPSLLALTRYFEAQAELGRQEAPAQEAAGATATATPVADQGQEAAAIGKLLQARTRNLARYTCRECGFRARLFYWQCPGCARWETYAPRRTEALG; encoded by the coding sequence ATGATGTTTGAAACCTGGTGGCTGCTGGGACTGCCGCTCGTCTTCGGCCTGGGCTGGGTGGCCGCGCGTTTCGACGTGCGCCAGCTGCTGAGCGAGCAGGGGGCGCTGCCGCGCTCCTACTTCAAAGGCCTCAATTTCCTGCTCAACGAGCAGCCTGACAAGGCCATCGACGCCTTCATCGAAGTGGCCCGGCTCGATCCGGAAACCACTGAACTCCATTTCGCGCTGGGGGCGCTGTTCCGCCGGCGCGGCGAGACCGAGCGCGCCATCCGCGTGCATCAGAACCTCGCCAGTCGTCCCGACCTGCCCGAGTCCGAACGCGAACACGCCTTGTACGAGCTGGGGCAGGACTTCCTGCGGGCGGGGCTGCTGGATCGCGCCGAGGAGTCGCTGCGGCGCCTGATGTCCGGCCCCTATGCCGCATCGTCCAAGCGGGTACTGCTCGAGCTGTACCAGGTCGAGAAAGAATGGAAGAAGGCGATCGACGCCGCGCGTGAGCTGCAGGGGCTCGAGCAGAAGGACTACAGCGTGCAGATCGCGCAGTTCTGCTGCGAGCTGGGCCAGGAGGCGCTGCAGCGCAAGCAGCCCGAGCAGGCGGTGCAGTGGCTGCATCAGGCACTCAAGGAGAACCCGAAGAACGTGCGCGCGCCGATGCTGCTGGGCGACGTGTCCTCCGCCGCCGGCGATCCTGCGGCGGCGCTGGAGCACTGGCTCGGCATCGAGCGGCAGGATGCCGCCTTCGTGCCGCTGGTGGCCGACCGCGTGGTCAAAGCCTACCACCAGCTGGGACAGCAAGGACGCGCGCTCGACTGGCTGCATGGCCTGCTCAAGGGCAATCTGGCTCCAGAGCTGCTCGACACGGCCTATCGCGCCGAACTGGAGGCAAACGGGGCGGCCGCCGCGGTGACGCTGATGCGCGACCAGTTGCGCCGCCAGCCTTCGCTGCTGGCGCTGACACGCTATTTCGAGGCGCAGGCCGAACTGGGCCGGCAGGAAGCGCCGGCACAGGAGGCGGCCGGCGCCACCGCGACCGCCACGCCGGTTGCCGACCAGGGCCAGGAGGCCGCTGCCATCGGCAAGCTGCTGCAGGCCCGCACGCGCAACCTGGCGCGCTACACCTGCCGCGAGTGCGGATTCCGCGCCCGGCTCTTCTATTGGCAGTGCCCCGGCTGTGCCCGCTGGGAAACCTATGCGCCGCGCCGCACCGAAGCGCTGGGCTGA
- a CDS encoding UDP-glucose dehydrogenase family protein: MKVTIIGSGYVGLVTGACLAELGNDVFCLDVDERKIALLNAGGVPIYEPGLKELIERNRAAGRLTFSTDIAASVEHADVQFIAVGTPPDEDGSADLQYVLAAARNIGRYMTGFKVVVDKSTVPVGTGDRVAAVIRQELAARNLEDLQFSVVSNPEFLKEGAAVEDFMRPDRIVLGCDDDVAGRHAKAIMRQLYAPFNRNHERTFYMDVRSAEFTKYAANSMLATRISFMNELANLADEVGADIELVRLGIGSDPRIGYSFLYAGAGYGGSCFPKDVQALMRTAAAYGKPLRVLEAVEAVNDAQKAILGRKVVRRFGEDLAGRTFALWGLAFKPNTDDMREAPSRVLVRELVSRGAALRVHDPVAMEEARRVMAMDLADIDGGMARVHFCEQQMPALEGADALIIMTEWKVFRSPDFAQIRARLKAPVIFDGRNLYEPEAMQEAGIEYHAIGRPSTAAAAEQ, from the coding sequence ATGAAAGTCACCATCATCGGCAGCGGCTACGTCGGCCTCGTGACCGGTGCCTGCCTGGCCGAGCTGGGCAACGATGTCTTCTGCCTGGACGTCGACGAACGGAAGATCGCCCTGCTCAACGCGGGCGGCGTGCCTATCTACGAACCTGGCCTGAAGGAACTGATCGAGCGCAACCGTGCCGCCGGCCGGCTGACCTTCTCGACCGATATCGCCGCCAGCGTCGAGCATGCCGACGTGCAGTTCATCGCGGTCGGTACGCCGCCCGACGAGGATGGCTCCGCCGACCTGCAGTATGTGCTGGCCGCCGCGCGCAATATCGGCCGCTACATGACCGGCTTCAAGGTGGTGGTGGACAAGTCCACCGTGCCGGTCGGCACCGGCGACCGCGTCGCCGCGGTGATCCGCCAGGAGTTGGCCGCACGCAACCTGGAAGACCTGCAGTTCTCCGTGGTGTCGAATCCGGAGTTCCTCAAGGAAGGGGCGGCGGTCGAGGATTTCATGCGCCCCGACCGCATCGTGCTGGGCTGCGACGACGACGTCGCCGGCCGACACGCCAAGGCCATCATGCGGCAGTTGTACGCACCCTTCAACCGCAACCACGAGCGCACCTTCTACATGGACGTGCGTTCGGCCGAGTTCACCAAGTACGCGGCCAACTCCATGCTGGCCACGCGGATCTCGTTCATGAACGAGCTGGCCAACCTGGCCGACGAAGTGGGGGCGGATATCGAACTGGTGCGCCTGGGTATCGGCTCGGACCCCCGCATCGGCTACAGCTTCCTCTATGCCGGTGCCGGCTACGGCGGCTCATGTTTTCCCAAAGACGTGCAGGCGCTGATGCGCACGGCTGCCGCCTACGGCAAGCCGCTGCGCGTGCTGGAGGCGGTCGAGGCTGTCAACGACGCGCAGAAGGCGATCCTGGGGCGGAAGGTGGTGCGCCGCTTCGGCGAAGACCTGGCGGGGCGCACCTTCGCCCTGTGGGGGCTGGCCTTCAAGCCCAATACCGACGATATGCGCGAAGCCCCTTCGCGCGTGCTGGTGCGCGAGCTGGTTTCGCGTGGTGCGGCGTTGCGTGTGCACGATCCGGTGGCGATGGAGGAGGCCCGCCGCGTGATGGCGATGGACCTTGCCGACATCGATGGCGGCATGGCGCGCGTGCACTTCTGCGAGCAGCAGATGCCGGCGCTGGAAGGGGCTGACGCGCTGATCATCATGACCGAATGGAAGGTGTTCCGCAGTCCTGACTTCGCGCAGATCCGCGCGCGCCTGAAGGCGCCGGTGATCTTCGATGGCCGTAACCTGTACGAGCCGGAGGCCATGCAGGAGGCGGGCATCGAATACCACGCGATCGGACGGCCCTCGACGGCCGCGGCCGCAGAGCAATAG
- the rfaE1 gene encoding D-glycero-beta-D-manno-heptose-7-phosphate kinase: MNKTVIPQEQIRQARILVVGDMMLDRYWFGDVERISPEAPVPVVQIKRSDERLGGAANVARNAAALGARVGMLGVIGDDEPGRMLETLLEASEVKPYLHRDANVNTTIKLRVVAQQQQLLRVDFEKPPTHEVLRSVQDRFQSLLAEHEVLVLSDYGKGGLAHVGRMVEAGRAAGRAVLVDPKGDDYSRYRGATLITPNRAEMRHVVGAWKTEADLTVRAQNLRRDLQLEALLLTRSEEGMTLYTETEVLHVSAQAREVYDVSGAGDTVIATLAAMLGAGVPLKEAVQLANRAGGIVVGKLGTAVVSYAELFGAAG; the protein is encoded by the coding sequence ATGAACAAGACCGTGATTCCGCAGGAGCAGATCCGCCAGGCCCGCATTCTGGTGGTCGGCGACATGATGCTCGACCGCTACTGGTTCGGCGATGTCGAGCGCATCTCACCGGAGGCGCCGGTGCCGGTGGTGCAGATCAAGCGCAGCGACGAGCGCCTGGGCGGCGCCGCCAACGTGGCGCGCAACGCTGCTGCGCTGGGCGCGCGCGTGGGCATGCTGGGCGTGATCGGCGACGACGAGCCGGGCCGCATGCTGGAGACCTTGCTGGAGGCCAGCGAGGTCAAGCCGTACCTGCACCGCGATGCGAACGTCAATACCACTATCAAGCTGCGCGTGGTGGCGCAGCAGCAGCAACTGCTGCGCGTGGACTTCGAGAAGCCGCCGACGCACGAAGTGCTGCGCTCGGTGCAGGACCGCTTCCAGTCGCTGCTGGCCGAGCACGAGGTACTGGTGCTGTCCGATTACGGCAAGGGCGGCCTGGCGCACGTCGGCCGCATGGTGGAGGCCGGTCGGGCCGCCGGCCGCGCGGTGCTGGTCGACCCGAAGGGCGACGACTACTCACGCTACCGCGGCGCCACGCTGATCACGCCAAACCGCGCCGAGATGCGCCATGTGGTGGGCGCGTGGAAGACCGAGGCCGACCTGACCGTGCGCGCGCAGAACCTGCGCCGCGACCTGCAGCTCGAGGCGCTGCTGCTGACGCGCTCGGAGGAGGGCATGACGCTCTATACCGAGACCGAGGTGCTGCACGTGTCGGCGCAGGCGCGTGAAGTCTATGACGTATCCGGTGCCGGCGATACGGTGATCGCCACGCTGGCGGCCATGCTCGGCGCCGGCGTGCCTCTCAAGGAAGCGGTGCAACTGGCTAACCGGGCCGGCGGCATCGTGGTGGGCAAGCTGGGCACGGCCGTGGTCAGCTACGCCGAACTGTTCGGCGCGGCGGGCTGA
- the rfaD gene encoding ADP-glyceromanno-heptose 6-epimerase has translation MTIIVTGAAGFVGSNLVKGLNERGEDNIIAVDNLTRADKFHNLVDCEIRDYLDKEDFLARLARGEFGKIRAIFHEGACSDTMETDGRYMMENNFRYTQTLLRHCLDLGAQFLYASSAATYGASQTFREERAYEKPLNVYGYSKFLFDQVVRRTLPGALSQIVGFRYFNVYGPREDHKGRMASVAFHNFNQFRSEGIVKLFGEYGGYAPGGHSRDFISVEDVVKVNLFFLEHPDKSGIFNLGTGRAQPFNDIATTVVNTLREAEGKPALSLAEMTQEGLLEYIKFPDALRGKYQCFTQSDMSRLRAAGYDQPFLTVQEGVARYCRWLLQRG, from the coding sequence ATGACCATCATCGTGACCGGCGCTGCCGGCTTTGTCGGCAGCAACCTCGTCAAGGGCCTGAACGAGCGGGGCGAGGACAACATCATCGCCGTGGATAACCTGACGCGGGCGGACAAGTTCCACAACCTCGTCGACTGCGAGATCCGCGACTACCTCGACAAGGAAGACTTTCTCGCCCGCCTGGCGCGCGGCGAGTTCGGCAAGATCCGCGCGATCTTCCACGAGGGCGCCTGCTCCGACACCATGGAGACCGACGGGCGCTACATGATGGAGAACAATTTCCGCTACACCCAGACGCTGCTGCGGCATTGCCTGGACCTCGGTGCACAGTTCCTCTATGCCTCGTCGGCCGCCACCTATGGTGCCTCGCAGACCTTCCGCGAGGAGCGGGCCTACGAGAAGCCGCTGAACGTTTACGGCTATTCGAAGTTCCTGTTCGACCAGGTGGTGCGCCGCACGCTGCCGGGTGCGCTGTCGCAGATCGTCGGCTTCCGCTACTTCAATGTCTATGGTCCTCGCGAGGACCACAAGGGCCGCATGGCCTCGGTGGCCTTCCACAACTTCAACCAGTTCCGCAGCGAAGGCATCGTCAAGCTGTTCGGCGAATACGGCGGCTATGCCCCCGGCGGCCACAGCCGCGATTTCATTTCGGTCGAGGATGTGGTCAAGGTCAACCTGTTCTTCCTCGAGCATCCGGACAAGTCCGGCATCTTCAACCTCGGCACCGGCCGCGCTCAGCCCTTCAACGATATCGCCACCACGGTGGTCAACACGCTGCGTGAGGCCGAGGGCAAGCCGGCGCTGAGCCTGGCGGAAATGACGCAGGAAGGGCTGCTCGAGTACATCAAGTTCCCTGACGCGCTGCGCGGCAAGTACCAGTGCTTCACCCAGTCGGACATGTCGCGCCTGCGCGCAGCCGGCTATGACCAGCCCTTCCTGACGGTGCAGGAAGGCGTGGCGCGCTATTGCCGCTGGCTGCTGCAGCGCGGCTGA
- a CDS encoding ComEA family DNA-binding protein produces the protein MSKRALLAVLGALAFSLGSAAHAVDVNNADEAALRTIKGIGPATAGTIIEERSRNGPYKDADDFAQRVKGVGPKSVVRLQEQGLSFGSRPATAAKKDARPDPKAGAKAVAKPAR, from the coding sequence ATGAGCAAACGAGCCTTGCTGGCCGTGTTGGGCGCACTGGCCTTTTCCCTGGGCAGCGCCGCCCACGCGGTCGACGTCAACAACGCCGACGAAGCGGCGCTGCGCACCATCAAGGGTATCGGGCCGGCCACGGCGGGCACCATCATCGAGGAACGCAGTCGGAACGGGCCCTACAAAGATGCCGACGACTTCGCCCAGCGCGTCAAGGGCGTGGGACCGAAGTCGGTGGTGCGGCTGCAGGAGCAGGGCCTGAGTTTCGGCTCGCGCCCGGCTACGGCGGCGAAGAAGGACGCCAGGCCGGACCCGAAGGCCGGTGCCAAGGCGGTGGCCAAGCCCGCACGCTGA
- a CDS encoding solute carrier family 23 protein produces the protein MQNEEIGGTGFLPKWKLKTEGVIAPDERLPAGQTLLAGIQHVVAMFGSTAIAPILMGFPPNIAILFSGIGTLIFFLCVRGRVPSYLGSSFAFIAVVIAATGYGGSGPNANIPLALGGIIAAGALYTVIGLVVQAIGYQWVERLMPPVVTGAIVAAIGLNLAPVAVKAVSGGSLDTWVGLLTVFAVGLVAVRMPGMLGRLPVLLGGLAGYLLYWLATNVMGLGKPIDFSGVASAAWFGLPVFTAPVFDANAMLLIAPVAIVLVAENLGHIKAIGVMTGRNLDPYIGRAFIGDGIATMISASGGGTGVTTYAENMGVMAVTRIYSTLIFVVAAAVALVLGFSPKFGALILTIPGPVIGGLTIVVFGLISATAGRIWVQNHVDFSSSRNLITVGATLTVAAGDLTLKLGGMTLGGIGTATFGAILLYHLLGKGREQG, from the coding sequence ATGCAGAACGAAGAGATCGGCGGCACGGGCTTCTTGCCGAAATGGAAGCTGAAGACCGAGGGCGTGATCGCCCCGGACGAGCGCCTGCCAGCGGGGCAGACGCTGCTGGCGGGGATCCAGCACGTGGTGGCCATGTTCGGCTCGACCGCGATCGCGCCCATCCTGATGGGCTTCCCGCCGAATATCGCCATCCTGTTCTCCGGTATCGGCACCCTGATCTTCTTCCTGTGCGTGCGCGGCCGCGTGCCCAGCTACCTGGGTTCGAGCTTTGCCTTCATCGCCGTGGTGATCGCTGCCACCGGCTATGGCGGCAGCGGCCCCAACGCCAATATTCCGCTGGCGCTCGGCGGCATCATCGCCGCCGGTGCCTTGTACACGGTGATCGGCCTGGTGGTGCAGGCGATCGGCTATCAGTGGGTGGAGCGCCTGATGCCGCCGGTGGTGACCGGCGCCATCGTCGCGGCCATCGGCCTGAACCTGGCGCCGGTGGCGGTCAAGGCCGTCAGCGGCGGTTCGCTCGACACCTGGGTCGGCCTGCTGACCGTGTTCGCGGTCGGCCTGGTGGCAGTGCGCATGCCCGGCATGCTGGGCCGCCTGCCGGTACTGCTGGGCGGCTTGGCAGGCTACCTGCTGTACTGGCTTGCCACCAATGTGATGGGGCTGGGCAAGCCGATCGACTTCTCCGGCGTGGCGAGCGCGGCCTGGTTCGGCCTGCCGGTGTTCACCGCGCCGGTGTTCGACGCCAATGCGATGTTGCTGATCGCCCCGGTGGCCATCGTGCTGGTGGCCGAGAACCTCGGCCACATCAAGGCCATCGGCGTGATGACCGGCCGCAACCTGGATCCCTATATCGGCCGCGCCTTCATCGGCGATGGCATCGCCACCATGATCTCGGCCAGCGGCGGCGGCACCGGCGTGACCACCTATGCGGAGAACATGGGCGTGATGGCGGTGACGCGCATCTACTCCACGCTGATCTTCGTGGTGGCGGCCGCGGTGGCTCTCGTGCTGGGCTTCTCGCCCAAGTTCGGCGCACTGATCCTGACCATTCCCGGACCGGTGATCGGTGGCCTGACCATCGTCGTGTTCGGCCTGATCTCGGCCACCGCCGGCCGTATCTGGGTGCAGAACCATGTGGACTTCTCCAGTTCCCGCAACCTGATCACGGTGGGCGCCACGCTGACCGTGGCCGCCGGCGACCTGACGTTGAAGCTGGGCGGCATGACCCTGGGCGGCATCGGCACCGCCACCTTCGGCGCGATCCTGCTCTACCACCTGCTCGGCAAGGGCCGCGAGCAGGGCTGA
- the cysM gene encoding cysteine synthase CysM, producing MAYKTIEDTIGNTPLVQLQRIPGAGNAERGNVILGKLEGNNPAGSVKDRPAVSMIARAEARGRIKPGDTLIEATSGNTGIALAMAAAIRGYKMVLIMPEDLSLERRQSMAAYGAEILLTPVKGGMEYARDLAESMQREGKGVILDQFANPDNPLAHYETTGPEIWRDTEGRVTHFVSAMGTTGTITGVSRYLKEQNPAVQIVGAQPAEGSRIPGIRKWPEAYLPKIYDPKFIDRTEPVSQADAEHMARRMASEEGIFCGISAAGALCVALRVAEEVENATIVFVVCDRGDRYLSTGVFPA from the coding sequence ATGGCCTACAAGACGATCGAAGACACCATCGGCAACACCCCGCTGGTGCAACTGCAGCGCATCCCCGGGGCGGGCAACGCCGAACGCGGCAATGTGATTCTCGGCAAGCTCGAGGGCAACAACCCGGCCGGCTCGGTCAAGGACCGGCCCGCCGTGTCGATGATCGCCCGCGCCGAGGCGCGCGGCCGCATCAAGCCGGGCGACACCCTGATCGAAGCCACCTCGGGCAATACCGGTATCGCGCTGGCCATGGCGGCGGCGATCCGCGGCTACAAGATGGTGCTGATCATGCCCGAGGACCTGAGCCTCGAGCGCCGCCAGAGCATGGCGGCCTACGGCGCCGAGATCCTGCTCACGCCCGTCAAGGGCGGCATGGAGTATGCGCGCGACCTGGCGGAGTCGATGCAGCGCGAGGGCAAGGGGGTGATCCTCGACCAGTTCGCCAATCCGGACAACCCATTGGCGCACTACGAGACCACGGGTCCCGAGATCTGGCGCGATACGGAAGGGCGCGTCACGCATTTCGTCTCCGCCATGGGGACCACCGGCACCATCACCGGCGTGTCGCGGTACCTGAAAGAGCAGAATCCCGCCGTCCAGATCGTCGGAGCGCAGCCGGCCGAGGGGTCGCGCATTCCGGGCATACGTAAATGGCCGGAAGCCTACCTGCCCAAGATCTACGATCCGAAGTTCATCGACCGCACCGAGCCCGTCAGCCAGGCGGATGCCGAGCACATGGCGCGCCGCATGGCGAGCGAGGAGGGCATCTTCTGCGGCATCTCGGCGGCTGGCGCGCTGTGCGTTGCCCTGCGCGTTGCCGAGGAAGTCGAGAATGCCACCATCGTCTTCGTGGTGTGCGACCGCGGCGACCGCTACCTGTCGACAGGCGTGTTCCCGGCCTGA
- the mltB gene encoding lytic murein transglycosylase B, translated as MTDSQRSLRRPLLGAAIAAAGLGLCGLSPLSMAAGKRRVALREEEIEPGRYRDNAQTQAFIDDMATRHGFAREQLADWFGQTVYSATVARLILPPATPGRKSWRAYRSRFIEPIRINAGVRFWQQNRATLRRAEAEFGAPASVIVGIIGVETIYGRDMGTFRVMDSLSTLAFDYPATPNRDARSAMFRNQLSDYLLWCRDTGTDVFSVLGSYAGAVGIPQFMPTSLREYAIDYDGDGHVDLRNSPTDAIGSVGRFLQLHGWEAGRPVVWRIAGDDGSRGVAAAAADGEPWPTRTLNQLLKAGLRVDEPIDLASEGETGVLIADLPTPDQPTEYRVGLRNFYVLTRYNRSFFYALAVYELGEAVKAAMS; from the coding sequence ATGACCGATTCACAGCGTTCCCTGCGCCGCCCGCTGCTGGGCGCCGCGATCGCCGCCGCGGGCCTGGGCCTGTGCGGCCTCTCCCCCCTGTCGATGGCCGCCGGCAAGCGCCGTGTCGCCCTGCGCGAAGAGGAGATCGAACCCGGACGCTACCGCGACAACGCGCAGACGCAGGCCTTCATCGACGACATGGCGACCCGCCACGGCTTCGCGCGCGAACAGCTCGCCGACTGGTTCGGCCAGACCGTGTATTCGGCGACCGTGGCACGCCTGATCCTGCCGCCGGCCACGCCAGGACGCAAGAGTTGGCGCGCCTATCGCTCGCGCTTCATCGAACCGATCCGCATCAACGCCGGCGTGCGCTTCTGGCAGCAGAACCGCGCCACGCTGCGCCGCGCCGAGGCCGAGTTCGGCGCGCCCGCCTCGGTGATCGTCGGCATCATCGGGGTGGAGACCATCTACGGCCGCGACATGGGCACCTTCCGCGTGATGGACTCGCTCTCCACGCTGGCCTTCGACTACCCCGCCACGCCCAACCGGGACGCGCGCAGCGCGATGTTCCGCAACCAGCTGTCCGACTACCTGCTGTGGTGCCGCGACACCGGCACCGACGTCTTCTCCGTGCTGGGCTCCTATGCCGGCGCCGTCGGCATCCCGCAGTTCATGCCGACCAGCCTGCGCGAGTACGCCATCGACTACGACGGTGACGGCCACGTCGACCTGCGCAACAGCCCCACGGATGCCATCGGCAGCGTCGGCCGCTTTCTCCAGCTGCACGGCTGGGAAGCGGGCCGCCCGGTGGTGTGGCGCATCGCCGGCGACGACGGCAGCCGGGGCGTGGCCGCCGCCGCGGCCGACGGCGAACCCTGGCCCACGCGCACGCTGAACCAGTTGCTCAAGGCCGGGCTGCGTGTGGATGAACCCATCGACCTGGCGAGCGAAGGCGAAACCGGCGTGCTGATCGCCGACCTGCCCACGCCGGACCAGCCGACCGAATACCGCGTCGGGCTGCGCAATTTCTACGTGCTGACGCGCTACAACCGCAGCTTCTTCTATGCGCTCGCGGTGTACGAGCTGGGAGAAGCCGTCAAGGCGGCGATGAGCTGA
- a CDS encoding histone deacetylase family protein: MPTGYYTHPSFLLHEMGHFHPECPERLQAIEDHLISHGLDGLLDRREAPPATAAHLERVHRPDYLAALAAASPASGYHPIDPDTLMNPRTLEAAAHAAGAAVAATDAVIAGELENAFCCVRPPGHHAEPDRAMGFCFYNNVAIAARHALEAHGLERVAIVDFDVHHGNGTEAAFRGDRRVLMCSFFQHPFYPYSGAETIAPNMSNIPLPAYSNGMAVREVAETIWLPRLEEFKPQMLFISAGFDAHREDDMGQMGLVEQDYAWITERLLEVARRHAQGRIVSCLEGGYNLSALARSVAAHLKVLMEG, encoded by the coding sequence ATGCCGACCGGCTACTACACCCATCCGTCCTTCCTGTTGCACGAGATGGGGCATTTCCATCCCGAATGCCCGGAGCGGCTGCAGGCGATCGAAGACCACCTGATCTCGCACGGTCTCGACGGCCTGCTGGACCGGCGCGAAGCGCCGCCGGCCACCGCCGCGCATCTCGAGCGCGTCCATCGTCCCGACTATCTCGCCGCGCTGGCCGCGGCGAGCCCGGCCAGCGGCTACCACCCGATCGATCCCGATACGCTGATGAACCCCCGCACGCTGGAGGCGGCCGCGCACGCGGCCGGCGCCGCGGTGGCGGCGACCGATGCGGTGATCGCCGGCGAGCTGGAGAACGCCTTCTGCTGCGTGCGGCCGCCGGGCCACCATGCCGAGCCCGACCGTGCCATGGGCTTCTGCTTCTACAACAATGTGGCGATCGCTGCGCGGCACGCGCTGGAGGCGCACGGGCTGGAGCGGGTCGCCATCGTCGACTTCGACGTGCACCACGGCAACGGTACCGAGGCGGCCTTCCGCGGCGACCGGCGCGTGCTGATGTGCAGCTTCTTCCAGCACCCGTTCTATCCCTACAGCGGCGCGGAAACGATCGCGCCGAACATGTCGAACATCCCGTTGCCGGCCTACTCGAACGGCATGGCGGTGCGCGAGGTGGCCGAGACGATCTGGCTGCCCCGGCTGGAGGAGTTCAAGCCGCAGATGCTGTTCATCTCGGCCGGCTTCGATGCCCATCGCGAGGATGATATGGGGCAGATGGGCCTGGTCGAGCAGGACTACGCCTGGATCACCGAGCGCCTGCTCGAAGTGGCGCGTCGCCACGCGCAGGGACGCATCGTCAGCTGCCTCGAGGGGGGCTACAACCTGAGTGCGCTGGCGCGCAGCGTGGCCGCGCACCTGAAAGTGCTGATGGAGGGCTGA
- a CDS encoding enoyl-CoA hydratase, giving the protein MAESDNRAAAPLLQESLDAPGVLRLTLNRPDAFNALSEGLLDALSAALARIASDPAVRVVVLAGAGRAFCAGHDLREMRAQPSHDYYRRLFERCTRVMMAIQKMPQPVIARVHGIATAAGCQLVAMCDLAVAADDARFAVSGVNLGLFCSTPGVALSRNLGRKQAMEMLLTGDMISAQAARERGLINTAVALQALDAEVARLAASICAKPAAAVAAGKGLFYRQLEMGIEAAYQLAGQTMACNMMDESALEGVQAFLDKRAPAWRA; this is encoded by the coding sequence ATGGCCGAATCGGATAACAGGGCGGCCGCGCCCTTGCTGCAGGAATCACTCGACGCGCCGGGCGTGCTGCGCCTCACGCTCAACCGCCCGGACGCCTTCAACGCGCTGTCCGAAGGGCTGCTCGACGCGCTGTCGGCCGCGTTGGCGCGTATCGCTTCCGACCCGGCCGTGCGCGTGGTGGTGCTGGCCGGCGCGGGGCGCGCTTTCTGCGCCGGGCACGACCTGCGCGAGATGCGCGCGCAGCCTTCGCACGATTACTATCGCCGCCTGTTCGAACGCTGCACGCGCGTGATGATGGCGATCCAGAAGATGCCGCAGCCGGTCATTGCCCGCGTGCACGGCATCGCCACCGCGGCCGGCTGCCAGCTGGTGGCCATGTGCGATCTCGCGGTCGCGGCCGACGATGCGCGCTTCGCCGTCTCCGGCGTCAACCTGGGGCTGTTCTGCTCGACGCCGGGTGTGGCGCTGTCGCGCAACCTGGGCCGCAAGCAGGCCATGGAGATGCTGCTGACCGGTGACATGATCAGCGCCCAGGCGGCTCGCGAGCGCGGCCTGATCAACACCGCGGTGGCGCTGCAGGCGCTCGATGCGGAGGTGGCGCGGCTGGCCGCCAGCATCTGCGCAAAGCCGGCGGCGGCGGTCGCGGCAGGCAAGGGCCTGTTCTACCGCCAGCTCGAAATGGGTATCGAGGCCGCCTACCAACTGGCCGGCCAGACCATGGCCTGCAATATGATGGATGAGTCGGCACTGGAGGGCGTGCAGGCCTTCCTCGACAAGCGTGCGCCCGCTTGGCGGGCATGA